Proteins encoded together in one Maricaulis maris window:
- a CDS encoding helix-turn-helix domain-containing protein yields the protein MDWGKALRAFRARTGINQQSLAEQLGISQPQVSRFEAGTATPRQTVISAIRALIERPDNRSLIDGLMTAIQFSPHVVCLVQQARDNVRYVALSRGFREHPQFRKIEVGQTVRKEASRDGERLLLRAIGSGVFAGEVTAIDAVWTAEVDHQTNHWQGIMTPIRSSDGGWYLHCAMKQLGPEAYSATLARRDGPMVLHTLR from the coding sequence TTGGACTGGGGCAAGGCGCTGCGCGCTTTCCGGGCGCGCACCGGGATCAATCAGCAAAGTCTCGCCGAGCAGCTTGGCATCAGCCAGCCGCAGGTTTCACGTTTCGAGGCCGGCACGGCGACGCCGCGCCAGACCGTCATAAGCGCAATCCGGGCCCTGATCGAGCGGCCCGACAATCGCAGCCTGATCGACGGACTGATGACGGCTATCCAGTTCAGCCCGCATGTGGTCTGCCTGGTTCAGCAGGCCCGTGACAATGTGCGCTATGTCGCGCTGTCACGCGGATTCCGCGAACACCCCCAATTCCGCAAGATTGAGGTCGGGCAAACCGTTCGCAAGGAAGCCAGCCGCGACGGCGAAAGGCTGTTGCTCCGCGCGATCGGAAGCGGCGTGTTTGCCGGCGAGGTCACGGCCATCGATGCGGTCTGGACCGCCGAGGTCGATCACCAGACCAATCACTGGCAAGGCATCATGACCCCGATCCGGTCATCCGATGGTGGTTGGTATCTGCATTGCGCCATGAAGCAGCTGGGCCCGGAGGCCTACAGCGCGACCCTTGCCCGGCGTGACGGGCCGATGGTCCTGCATACGCTGAGGTGA
- a CDS encoding GNAT family N-acetyltransferase, which yields MRIDLDIGQPTWDLALMAKPAALQQDWSYGEAVKSLGGRVIRAGLVEDGTLIGLAQFTVRRMGGLVNMALCTRGPVWLEDVGPATKVRAFKALKSGTGLSWPRNTLFSLDETDPQAGRSLSRVMTGYSTVMLDLAQPLDSLRAGLESKWRNNLTAAEKAGLSATVNGTKLAQYRWLLTTEEGQRETRGYKSTPAALVPEFVAAKGDRDALLVLRLDEGKQKRAAMLFVLHGAAATYQMGWLDHAHAPRGAHNLLLWTAIENLRARGVRQLDLGGVNTTSGAGIARFKIGTGGAVVTLAGTYL from the coding sequence ATGCGTATCGATCTGGATATCGGTCAACCGACCTGGGACCTCGCCTTGATGGCGAAACCGGCTGCCCTGCAGCAGGACTGGAGCTATGGCGAGGCAGTCAAAAGCCTCGGCGGACGGGTCATTCGCGCCGGTCTGGTCGAGGACGGGACCCTGATCGGCCTGGCGCAGTTCACGGTTCGAAGGATGGGTGGCCTGGTCAACATGGCGCTGTGCACCCGCGGCCCCGTGTGGCTGGAGGATGTCGGGCCCGCGACCAAGGTTCGAGCGTTCAAGGCCCTCAAGTCGGGGACCGGATTGAGCTGGCCTCGCAACACCCTGTTTTCGCTCGATGAGACCGATCCGCAAGCGGGACGTTCCTTGAGCCGGGTCATGACCGGGTATTCCACGGTGATGCTCGATCTCGCCCAGCCTCTGGACTCCCTGCGCGCCGGTCTCGAGTCCAAATGGCGCAATAATCTCACCGCCGCCGAGAAGGCTGGCCTGTCCGCGACCGTCAACGGCACCAAGCTCGCCCAGTATCGCTGGCTGTTGACGACCGAGGAGGGGCAGCGTGAAACCCGCGGCTACAAGTCGACACCGGCCGCACTCGTCCCGGAATTTGTGGCGGCCAAGGGTGACCGCGATGCCCTTCTGGTCCTGCGACTGGATGAGGGCAAACAAAAGCGGGCCGCCATGCTGTTTGTCCTCCACGGCGCCGCTGCCACCTACCAGATGGGCTGGCTGGATCACGCCCACGCCCCCCGAGGGGCGCATAATCTCCTGCTGTGGACCGCCATCGAGAACTTGCGGGCACGCGGCGTGAGACAGCTCGACCTCGGCGGTGTCAACACCACGTCCGGTGCCGGAATTGCCCGCTTCAAGATCGGTACGGGCGGTGCCGTAGTCACCCTCGCCGGAACCTATCTCTGA
- a CDS encoding Mu transposase C-terminal domain-containing protein: MTSSHLKSVEVPHGNLYPRLRLVVGDSVWINGEEHFVQKRQRDKWILIHLETQELLIETDLRLVDLYGSGKLKYRSRSSMCPPLSPMAPHLEDPHARAAAALKHDYVKYVMQHPTGFRTSRKWLKDRIAEKALERGEETSPSPTSVLNWKRLHDAHFQEIGLAAYAPRHDLKGKRGSRLPEAKKVALDRAVDRYLQGGSIKDAHLEALSYISDVNRSAEGKKYSESAPLKHLDEKGLLTPPSLSTLEREIRRKVSPFVKQAGRIGTYYARKNCQSYQTRGLPDRPYGEVEVDFTPVDLILVDDNRVILGRPYLIAFLDRATRMVVGFSISFDVPGYASVLDGLRNAIFQKRIDHIDGLNDEDWPCMGRIENLYIDNGREFANGHLLAAAADLGFNLIRLPPREPWHKGLVERFMREVARFSHRFPGTTHSNAVQHRDYEEPEAPVLTLSEFRDLATKWIVTDYNRRPNRGLGRAPGVPRAPIDAWRDKLDLLDSPSLPSEELFIALAGQTAERTVQKYGVEWDHIRYWSPDLDRILAHPDHRGQSSKACSAKYHVRRDPYDVSKVYLYNHHAKEVIELPVVDKWRKYTKGLSVFQHRLCREHELMREEHRSDPEALWKARAALINAGMGALRSGRRKQLERKLTRYLYGNRAHPGVSELVFEDQCGGEADLIPLTAVHEEPVLVTSDPTTGLETPSTGETQISKIEINSAAGSDDMDEILMLAAQVNSGSRSDA; encoded by the coding sequence ATGACCAGTTCTCACCTCAAATCAGTCGAGGTTCCACATGGCAATCTCTATCCCCGGCTGAGACTTGTTGTCGGCGATAGTGTTTGGATTAACGGTGAGGAGCACTTTGTCCAAAAGCGCCAACGCGACAAGTGGATACTTATTCACCTCGAGACACAAGAATTGCTGATCGAAACCGATCTTCGGTTGGTCGACCTCTATGGCTCTGGGAAACTTAAATACCGATCCCGATCATCTATGTGCCCACCCCTTTCTCCGATGGCACCGCACCTGGAAGACCCACACGCGCGAGCCGCCGCGGCGCTCAAACATGACTACGTGAAATATGTGATGCAGCATCCGACCGGATTTCGAACAAGCCGGAAGTGGCTCAAGGATCGGATCGCCGAGAAAGCCCTTGAACGCGGTGAGGAAACCTCGCCCTCGCCTACCTCGGTGCTCAACTGGAAGCGCTTGCACGACGCCCATTTCCAAGAAATCGGCCTCGCCGCTTACGCTCCGCGTCATGACCTGAAGGGAAAAAGGGGCTCAAGGCTCCCCGAAGCGAAAAAGGTCGCGCTTGATCGCGCTGTCGACCGGTACCTTCAGGGCGGTTCGATAAAAGATGCTCACCTCGAGGCACTGAGCTACATCTCTGACGTCAACCGCTCGGCGGAAGGCAAGAAATATAGCGAGTCCGCTCCGCTCAAACACCTCGACGAGAAAGGACTTCTGACGCCGCCGAGCCTGTCGACGCTTGAGCGCGAGATTCGCAGGAAGGTGTCGCCTTTCGTGAAACAGGCGGGACGTATCGGCACATACTATGCGCGTAAGAATTGCCAGAGCTACCAGACGCGTGGGTTGCCTGATCGCCCTTACGGCGAGGTTGAGGTCGATTTTACGCCTGTGGATCTCATTCTCGTCGACGACAACCGCGTCATTCTCGGACGTCCTTACCTTATCGCGTTTCTGGACCGCGCCACCCGCATGGTTGTCGGGTTTTCGATCTCGTTCGACGTCCCGGGCTACGCTTCCGTTCTAGACGGTCTGCGCAATGCAATCTTTCAGAAGCGCATTGACCATATCGATGGCCTCAATGACGAAGACTGGCCTTGTATGGGCCGGATTGAGAATCTCTACATCGACAACGGAAGAGAGTTTGCCAACGGTCACCTCTTGGCCGCTGCTGCGGACCTGGGCTTCAATCTCATTCGCCTTCCCCCGCGTGAACCCTGGCACAAGGGCCTTGTCGAACGCTTCATGCGCGAAGTGGCGCGCTTTAGCCACCGCTTCCCCGGCACGACCCACTCTAACGCGGTTCAGCACCGCGATTACGAGGAGCCGGAGGCGCCTGTTTTGACGCTGTCAGAGTTTCGTGATCTCGCGACCAAATGGATCGTCACGGACTACAATCGGCGGCCGAACCGGGGACTCGGCAGGGCGCCGGGGGTTCCAAGGGCACCGATCGACGCGTGGCGAGACAAGCTGGACCTTCTCGACAGCCCGAGCCTTCCCAGCGAGGAGCTCTTCATCGCGCTCGCTGGGCAGACCGCCGAGCGTACGGTCCAGAAGTACGGCGTTGAATGGGATCATATCAGGTACTGGTCGCCTGACCTGGATCGCATTCTCGCCCATCCCGATCACAGAGGTCAGTCGTCCAAGGCTTGTTCAGCCAAGTACCACGTCCGCCGCGATCCCTACGATGTCTCTAAGGTGTACCTCTACAACCATCACGCCAAAGAGGTCATCGAGCTTCCGGTCGTCGACAAGTGGCGGAAGTACACCAAGGGGCTCTCTGTTTTCCAGCACCGGCTTTGCCGCGAGCACGAGCTGATGCGGGAGGAACACCGCAGCGACCCGGAAGCGCTCTGGAAGGCTAGGGCGGCCCTGATAAATGCAGGGATGGGTGCCCTCCGGTCGGGCCGCCGCAAGCAACTCGAACGCAAGCTCACCCGCTATCTCTACGGCAACCGTGCCCATCCGGGCGTAAGCGAGCTCGTATTCGAGGATCAGTGTGGAGGCGAAGCAGATCTCATACCCCTGACCGCAGTCCACGAAGAGCCTGTGCTTGTGACCTCGGATCCGACCACCGGTTTGGAAACGCCTTCTACCGGCGAAACCCAAATTTCCAAGATCGAAATCAACTCGGCTGCCGGGAGCGACGACATGGACGAGATCCTCATGCTCGCCGCGCAAGTCAATTCAGGGAGTAGAAGTGATGCGTGA
- a CDS encoding sodium:alanine symporter family protein, with product MDIISGYVDIVNGFVWGPPMLALLLGTGLYLTIGLKFMPLRKIGFAFGELMKGRKSEGEGDVTPFQALMTALSSTIGTGNIAGVAVAIAIGGPGALFWMWMTALVGMATKFSEGVLAVKFREVDASGRRVGGPMYYIKNGMGKRWVWLGGLFAFFGVMAGLGTGNAIQTAEVVRTVGNTYGVEYYITGGIMALLAGMVILGGIKRIASVAEKIVPAMALTYIAVGLVVVAINFQAIPAAFGTIFANAFGFGAAAGGFSGALLMLAMQRGVARGIFSNEAGQGSAPIAHAAAQNDDPVDQGIIAMLGTFIDTIMVCTITGLAILTSGVIPAECNAGLIAMSGNVPEICDTGARITTAAFADALPGFGDHFVTAALALFAFTTILGWSYYGERCAEYLLGEKVILPFRLAWIAMILGATFLLYAGDNVTQLMNTVWLTTDTLTGLMAAPNLIALLVLSPLVFKMTRAYFDKLEKGSSDDAASEQTPSA from the coding sequence ATGGACATCATTTCTGGGTATGTCGACATCGTGAATGGATTTGTGTGGGGTCCGCCAATGCTGGCCCTGCTTCTGGGGACCGGCCTTTATCTGACAATCGGGCTGAAATTCATGCCCCTGCGCAAGATCGGCTTTGCCTTTGGCGAGCTGATGAAGGGGCGCAAGTCCGAGGGCGAAGGGGATGTGACGCCTTTCCAGGCCTTGATGACGGCGCTGTCGTCGACCATTGGTACCGGTAATATTGCCGGTGTTGCGGTCGCGATCGCGATTGGTGGTCCGGGCGCCCTGTTCTGGATGTGGATGACCGCCCTGGTCGGCATGGCGACCAAGTTCTCCGAAGGCGTCCTCGCGGTGAAATTCCGCGAAGTCGACGCGAGCGGACGCCGGGTCGGTGGCCCGATGTATTACATCAAGAACGGCATGGGTAAGCGGTGGGTCTGGCTCGGCGGCCTGTTCGCCTTCTTCGGCGTCATGGCGGGCCTGGGCACGGGCAATGCGATCCAGACCGCTGAAGTCGTCCGCACCGTGGGCAATACCTACGGCGTTGAGTACTACATCACCGGCGGCATCATGGCGCTGCTGGCGGGCATGGTCATTCTCGGCGGGATCAAGCGGATCGCCAGTGTTGCCGAAAAGATCGTGCCGGCAATGGCCCTGACCTATATCGCGGTCGGCCTTGTCGTGGTCGCGATCAACTTCCAGGCCATTCCAGCCGCCTTCGGGACCATTTTCGCGAACGCCTTCGGTTTCGGCGCTGCCGCCGGCGGCTTCTCCGGTGCGTTGCTGATGCTGGCGATGCAGCGCGGCGTGGCGCGCGGCATCTTCTCCAACGAGGCCGGTCAGGGGTCGGCCCCGATCGCGCACGCTGCGGCCCAGAACGATGACCCGGTTGACCAGGGTATCATCGCGATGCTCGGGACCTTCATCGACACGATCATGGTCTGCACCATCACCGGTCTCGCCATTCTGACCTCGGGCGTGATCCCGGCCGAATGCAATGCCGGCCTGATCGCCATGAGCGGCAATGTCCCGGAGATCTGTGATACCGGTGCCCGCATCACCACCGCCGCCTTCGCAGATGCCCTGCCGGGGTTCGGTGATCACTTCGTGACCGCAGCGCTGGCGCTGTTCGCCTTCACCACCATTCTTGGCTGGTCCTATTATGGCGAACGGTGTGCGGAGTACCTGCTGGGCGAGAAAGTCATCCTGCCCTTCCGCCTGGCGTGGATTGCGATGATCCTGGGCGCGACCTTCCTGCTCTATGCCGGGGACAATGTCACCCAGCTGATGAACACGGTCTGGCTCACGACGGATACGCTGACCGGCCTGATGGCCGCGCCAAACCTGATCGCCCTGCTGGTGCTGTCACCCTTGGTGTTCAAGATGACCCGGGCCTATTTCGACAAGCTCGAAAAAGGCTCATCCGATGATGCGGCAAGCGAGCAGACGCCGTCTGCCTGA
- a CDS encoding TniQ family protein has product MVSAHQDVVDIARLPMSNWPGEVYPHEPVYGFLQRAATANYAFSTEAFLLSLGLNGLDWDFDEQLEVVNQLPIYGSDELAWNTPRRTTQGYEICGHLLPSRTFSKGRRRVCPLCLEEERYIRIWFDIVPVAACPIHDVRLIEGLDGDPIDWRYPEAGWTQRGVMIGQDHAIPYPATALDRHVFNKVTGVETAEPSHFAGQSLHSVLRAAVVLTKLHRGIESPSHTPCELRNLAQFSFPSLLAGRDAIVKFLAEAKWLQPDSDQTRYHSRCHYAPQLTRTIPTEGLRTLVSDCFGEVRVRSGLATPSGRLSQHDGADGAWTLESVATDLKLESKYLRKILEAAAVPTQRCAHTRAYRLSSDNIDAVRRYIATALSLEHVAAELGCTIDEVDELVSRGTLKMDFRCDGQRYFQEDAIKAFIARAHQGRREGFDPKGMPLASFAAKVGISLPAAYSQLIRNNTIGLIDYDQDAPFFHGARVAYFQKTRLRPGAQIKNAITFAKAKARLGTETDGLAQLVELSYLKIVEDESGRSRICEASLDAFEDAYARAADYAPLLRCSARSALKLLRKKGVEPINEYGKRVVCFVSREQVHSLVGIRLESRTGFQALEVLRDELTEKFASASVPGTARVITDPAIVVEATSRNWSFKVTRKPTLDRYDLVALFRSVNEGGRLRKILAAAVEPEKIWPGAEVRREPGGGFVLVDGVGFGVSPESETSHLVDRIVGRAHELHRYL; this is encoded by the coding sequence ATGGTCAGTGCCCATCAAGACGTAGTGGATATCGCTAGGCTTCCCATGTCGAACTGGCCGGGTGAGGTCTATCCGCACGAGCCCGTTTACGGATTTTTGCAGCGGGCAGCGACCGCCAACTACGCGTTCAGTACCGAGGCCTTTCTGCTCTCGCTAGGCCTGAACGGACTAGACTGGGATTTCGACGAGCAGTTGGAGGTTGTGAACCAACTCCCCATCTACGGTAGCGACGAACTCGCCTGGAACACGCCCAGGCGCACGACTCAAGGCTATGAAATCTGCGGTCATCTGCTCCCCAGTCGGACGTTCTCGAAGGGTCGACGCCGGGTCTGCCCGCTCTGCCTGGAGGAAGAGCGCTATATCCGGATTTGGTTCGACATCGTGCCGGTGGCCGCATGCCCCATCCATGACGTGAGGCTGATCGAGGGACTCGACGGCGACCCGATTGATTGGCGGTACCCGGAGGCCGGCTGGACCCAGCGGGGTGTAATGATTGGCCAAGACCACGCCATACCCTACCCCGCCACCGCGTTGGATCGTCACGTCTTCAACAAGGTAACGGGGGTGGAGACGGCAGAGCCTTCTCACTTTGCTGGACAGTCCTTGCATTCCGTTCTCCGGGCTGCGGTCGTCCTGACCAAGCTCCACCGAGGGATAGAATCGCCTTCGCACACACCATGTGAGCTCCGAAATTTGGCGCAGTTCAGTTTTCCGTCACTGCTTGCGGGCCGAGACGCAATCGTGAAATTTCTCGCGGAGGCTAAGTGGCTGCAGCCTGATTCCGATCAGACTCGCTATCACTCGCGCTGCCACTACGCCCCGCAGCTCACTCGCACCATTCCAACGGAAGGCTTGCGTACGCTGGTCAGCGATTGCTTTGGCGAAGTTCGGGTTCGTAGTGGTCTTGCTACTCCCTCCGGCAGGCTGTCTCAACATGACGGCGCGGACGGGGCCTGGACTTTGGAATCAGTCGCTACTGACTTGAAGCTCGAAAGCAAATATCTGCGCAAGATTTTGGAGGCGGCGGCGGTTCCGACTCAGCGATGCGCTCACACACGGGCTTATCGCCTCAGTAGTGACAACATCGATGCTGTCAGGCGCTATATTGCCACCGCTTTATCTTTGGAGCACGTCGCGGCGGAGCTGGGCTGCACAATTGATGAGGTCGACGAGCTGGTCAGCAGGGGGACCCTCAAAATGGACTTCCGGTGTGATGGGCAGCGCTATTTCCAGGAAGACGCGATCAAAGCCTTTATCGCCCGGGCGCACCAGGGGCGGCGCGAGGGCTTCGACCCCAAGGGAATGCCTCTCGCGTCGTTTGCCGCTAAAGTCGGCATCTCGCTCCCCGCAGCCTATTCACAGCTCATTCGGAATAATACCATTGGCCTGATCGATTATGATCAAGATGCGCCGTTCTTCCATGGTGCGAGGGTCGCCTATTTCCAAAAGACACGCCTTCGGCCCGGTGCCCAGATCAAGAACGCAATCACGTTCGCGAAAGCAAAGGCACGTCTCGGAACGGAAACTGACGGTTTGGCCCAGCTGGTTGAGCTTTCTTACCTGAAGATTGTCGAGGATGAATCTGGCCGATCACGGATTTGCGAGGCGTCTCTCGATGCATTCGAGGACGCCTACGCCAGGGCGGCTGATTATGCCCCGTTGTTGAGATGCTCTGCGCGGAGCGCGCTCAAGTTGCTCAGAAAAAAAGGCGTGGAGCCGATCAACGAGTATGGGAAACGTGTAGTTTGTTTCGTCTCTCGGGAACAGGTTCACAGTCTTGTGGGCATTAGGCTAGAGAGTCGCACCGGCTTCCAAGCCCTTGAGGTACTGCGCGATGAACTTACCGAGAAGTTCGCATCGGCATCGGTGCCTGGAACAGCTCGCGTGATTACTGATCCTGCGATTGTAGTGGAGGCGACATCGCGGAATTGGTCATTCAAAGTTACCCGCAAGCCGACACTTGATCGCTATGACCTTGTGGCATTGTTCAGGTCTGTCAATGAGGGCGGCCGTTTGCGGAAGATCCTCGCTGCTGCTGTTGAGCCTGAGAAGATCTGGCCTGGAGCCGAAGTGCGGCGGGAACCTGGTGGCGGCTTCGTACTCGTTGATGGTGTTGGATTCGGTGTTTCGCCGGAGTCTGAAACCTCTCATCTCGTCGACCGAATTGTGGGTCGTGCGCACGAACTTCACCGCTACCTCTAA
- a CDS encoding response regulator, whose product MAMKTVLLVEDCEDDIRLVQSAFERYATAVRLETVRSGEAALDLLRCRQVDARPNLPVCILLDMCMANGNGIWLLRGLGDTPGLRDIPVVVMSETGDALGPARAFGSVVGAVEKPARQHAFKKLVDDLARLAGAMPQMVS is encoded by the coding sequence ATGGCCATGAAGACCGTGCTGCTGGTTGAGGATTGCGAGGATGACATCCGTCTCGTCCAGTCAGCCTTCGAGCGCTATGCGACGGCCGTTCGCCTCGAGACGGTCCGCTCCGGTGAAGCCGCCCTCGACCTGTTGCGGTGCCGACAGGTCGACGCCCGACCGAACCTGCCGGTTTGCATCCTGCTCGACATGTGCATGGCGAACGGCAATGGTATCTGGCTTCTGCGCGGCCTCGGTGACACGCCGGGTCTGCGCGATATTCCGGTTGTGGTGATGAGCGAGACCGGCGACGCGCTGGGGCCGGCCCGGGCCTTCGGCAGCGTGGTCGGGGCCGTTGAAAAGCCGGCTCGCCAGCACGCGTTCAAAAAGCTCGTGGATGATCTCGCCCGCCTCGCCGGCGCCATGCCGCAAATGGTCAGCTGA
- a CDS encoding ATP-binding protein: MRDFKERLPADRQRQMTNIFVDHANHQQATKAIRRFFKPVEGGVPGRGNICALIGESRTGKTYGASEVLAEYKPEIGADGIKRSVLLVDSPIEGGARAVLDSIASGLGMQVSLRMTNSNLILAILRELQRSEVQFVIFDEAQELFPEKNRKVLSFSRKLLRKMLNLNQFNILCIGLPETYSILAEDSQLIGRGGLPYKRLRPYDWTDPVDCQHFRVLCHKFDEEMPFELSDFASMDFSSRLFKATKGCIGILKVYMIAAGEIALEAGSDRLELCHFAEAYDNRKRPNEVFNPFRNDPSLS; encoded by the coding sequence ATGCGTGACTTCAAGGAACGGCTGCCGGCGGATCGTCAGAGGCAGATGACAAACATCTTCGTTGACCATGCCAACCATCAGCAAGCAACGAAGGCCATTAGGCGATTCTTCAAACCCGTCGAAGGTGGAGTGCCGGGTCGGGGCAATATCTGTGCGCTGATCGGCGAAAGCCGGACCGGTAAGACTTACGGCGCATCTGAAGTTCTGGCGGAATACAAGCCGGAGATCGGAGCAGATGGGATTAAGCGCAGCGTTTTGCTGGTCGATTCTCCCATCGAGGGCGGAGCTCGCGCAGTGCTGGACAGCATCGCCAGCGGACTTGGCATGCAGGTCTCGCTGCGGATGACTAACTCCAACTTAATCCTGGCGATCCTGCGGGAACTCCAACGGTCGGAAGTTCAGTTTGTCATCTTTGATGAGGCTCAGGAGCTCTTCCCTGAGAAGAACAGGAAGGTGCTTAGTTTTTCGCGCAAACTGCTGCGCAAGATGCTCAACCTCAATCAGTTCAACATCCTTTGCATCGGACTGCCGGAGACTTATTCGATCCTCGCAGAGGATTCTCAGCTCATCGGGCGCGGCGGCCTGCCTTACAAGCGGCTGCGTCCCTACGACTGGACGGACCCCGTAGACTGCCAGCATTTTCGGGTCCTTTGTCACAAGTTCGACGAGGAAATGCCGTTCGAGCTCTCTGATTTTGCCTCAATGGATTTTTCGAGCCGACTCTTCAAAGCGACAAAAGGATGTATCGGCATCCTCAAGGTCTACATGATCGCCGCGGGCGAAATCGCGCTCGAAGCCGGTTCGGATAGGCTGGAACTCTGCCATTTCGCGGAGGCATACGACAATCGCAAGCGCCCCAATGAGGTTTTCAATCCATTCCGCAACGACCCGTCGCTCTCATGA
- a CDS encoding YggT family protein: protein MSPIDGLIIYIIAPLLNLLWFVVLASVILSWLISFNVVNMHNQFVAMVWRLTSAITEPLLSPIRRVIPPLGGMDFSPIVLLLLIGFIQGYVLNELMRLF, encoded by the coding sequence ATGTCCCCGATTGACGGCCTGATCATCTACATCATTGCTCCGCTTTTGAACCTGCTCTGGTTCGTGGTGCTCGCGAGCGTCATCCTGAGCTGGCTGATCAGCTTCAATGTCGTGAACATGCACAACCAGTTCGTGGCGATGGTCTGGCGTCTGACCTCGGCCATCACGGAGCCGCTGCTGTCACCGATCCGGCGCGTCATTCCGCCGCTCGGCGGGATGGATTTCTCGCCGATCGTGTTGCTGCTGCTGATCGGCTTCATCCAGGGCTATGTGCTCAACGAGCTGATGCGCTTGTTCTAG
- a CDS encoding VanZ family protein — translation MTPETRKTDAPRPDMALRWAARILFVVAIVLITDLALQPGTALPARLFGQDKLEHFGAFLVLAVLARIAVPGLPRWVALFALIGYGAGIEWLQGIGEAGRTASLADLVADGLGVTAGLLIAGFAARNLGEPQR, via the coding sequence ATGACACCGGAAACTAGGAAGACCGACGCGCCGCGTCCAGACATGGCACTGCGCTGGGCGGCGCGGATCCTGTTTGTGGTCGCCATTGTGCTCATCACAGACCTCGCGCTGCAACCTGGAACCGCGCTGCCGGCGCGGCTTTTCGGACAGGACAAGCTGGAACATTTCGGCGCGTTTCTGGTCCTCGCGGTGCTGGCGCGGATCGCTGTCCCCGGTCTGCCGCGCTGGGTCGCGCTGTTTGCGCTGATCGGCTATGGCGCCGGTATCGAGTGGTTGCAGGGTATTGGAGAGGCCGGTCGAACCGCCTCACTGGCCGACCTGGTCGCAGACGGGCTCGGGGTCACAGCCGGCTTGCTCATCGCCGGTTTTGCCGCTCGAAACCTTGGTGAACCGCAGCGCTGA
- the bioB gene encoding biotin synthase BioB has protein sequence MSLLNDIDQLTQVRTDWTRDSAGEIYRAPFNDLIFAAQSVHRRCHPANQVQTSQLLSIKTGGCAEDCGYCNQSAHFDTGLKASKLMPLDDVMEAAKKARDGGATRFCMGAAWRELKERDEDKICDMITGVKSLGMETCVTLGMLTDGQAVKLRDAGLDYYNHNLDTAPEDYGRVISTRTYQDRIDTLSRVRGAGIHVCTGGIVGMGEDEAARIGLLTELASMDPHPESVPINHLVAVPNTPLGDSKPLDGIDFVRTIATARILMPRSMVRLSAGREGMSRELQALCFLAGANSIFVGEELLTTPNPEQSDDFDLFKALGIEPMTLGATTSLPAE, from the coding sequence ATGAGCCTTCTGAACGATATCGACCAACTGACGCAAGTTCGTACGGACTGGACGCGGGACAGCGCCGGCGAAATCTACCGTGCGCCGTTTAACGATCTCATCTTTGCCGCGCAGTCCGTGCACAGGCGATGCCATCCGGCCAACCAGGTCCAGACCAGCCAGCTCTTGTCGATCAAGACAGGCGGCTGTGCCGAGGATTGTGGCTATTGCAATCAGTCGGCTCATTTCGATACCGGCCTGAAAGCCTCCAAGCTGATGCCGCTGGACGACGTCATGGAGGCCGCGAAGAAGGCCCGCGATGGCGGCGCGACCCGCTTCTGCATGGGCGCGGCCTGGCGCGAGTTGAAGGAACGCGACGAGGACAAGATCTGCGACATGATCACCGGGGTGAAATCCCTCGGCATGGAAACCTGCGTGACGCTGGGCATGCTGACCGACGGACAGGCGGTGAAGCTGCGCGATGCGGGTCTCGACTATTACAACCACAATCTTGATACCGCGCCGGAAGATTATGGCCGCGTGATCTCGACGCGGACCTATCAGGACCGGATCGACACCCTGTCCCGCGTTCGCGGGGCCGGCATCCACGTCTGCACCGGCGGCATTGTCGGGATGGGCGAGGACGAGGCGGCCCGGATCGGTCTGCTGACCGAACTGGCCTCGATGGACCCGCATCCCGAGAGCGTCCCGATCAATCACCTTGTTGCCGTGCCCAACACGCCGCTCGGTGACAGCAAGCCGCTGGACGGGATCGATTTCGTTCGCACCATCGCCACCGCGCGGATCCTGATGCCGCGCTCGATGGTGCGTCTGTCGGCTGGTCGCGAAGGCATGAGCCGTGAGCTTCAGGCCCTGTGTTTCCTCGCCGGCGCCAATTCCATTTTCGTCGGCGAAGAGCTTTTGACCACGCCCAATCCGGAGCAGAGCGATGATTTCGACCTGTTCAAGGCGCTGGGGATCGAGCCAATGACGCTTGGCGCGACGACGTCGTTACCGGCCGAATAG
- a CDS encoding 4a-hydroxytetrahydrobiopterin dehydratase, translating into MQKIGAQAALKSVSGWQAVDDRDAIRKVFEFADFNEAWGFMSRVAVKAEAMDHHPEWFNVWNKVDVTLATHDAGGVTALDVELAGFMDKIAVG; encoded by the coding sequence ATGCAGAAGATCGGAGCACAGGCCGCGCTGAAAAGCGTGTCCGGCTGGCAAGCCGTCGACGACCGCGATGCCATCCGCAAGGTCTTCGAATTCGCCGACTTCAACGAGGCCTGGGGCTTCATGAGTCGGGTTGCCGTAAAGGCCGAGGCAATGGACCACCATCCCGAATGGTTCAATGTCTGGAACAAGGTCGATGTGACCCTGGCCACGCATGATGCGGGTGGGGTAACCGCGCTCGATGTCGAGCTGGCCGGTTTCATGGACAAGATCGCCGTCGGCTGA